From Candidatus Manganitrophus morganii, the proteins below share one genomic window:
- a CDS encoding response regulator transcription factor translates to MPEARALTKREQEVIRLVAEGFKNREVAEKLGIRVKTVETHRANIMNKLALRNVAQLIRYAIQKGLVKIDQEAFEESIR, encoded by the coding sequence ATGCCGGAAGCAAGGGCGTTGACCAAGCGAGAACAAGAAGTGATCCGTTTGGTTGCAGAAGGATTTAAGAATCGAGAGGTCGCGGAAAAACTCGGGATCCGGGTTAAGACGGTAGAAACGCACCGGGCCAACATCATGAATAAACTTGCCCTCCGAAACGTGGCCCAGTTGATCCGGTATGCCATTCAAAAAGGATTGGTTAAAATCGATCAAGAGGCTTTTGAGGAATCGATCCGCTGA
- a CDS encoding response regulator transcription factor, translated as MIKILIADDHAIVRRGLKQILTETADMVVAGEAHNGQELLEKMRSDQWDVIVLDISMPGRGGLDILKQLKSERPKLPVLMLTIHPEDQYAVRVLRAGASGYLTKESAPDHLVEAIRKVARGGKYISPHLAERLAFNLESISERPLHEALSDREFQVLRLIASGKTVKEIGEELSLSVKTISTYRTRILEKMKMKNNAEMTHYAIQQKLVE; from the coding sequence ATGATTAAAATTCTCATCGCGGACGACCACGCGATCGTCCGAAGAGGGTTGAAGCAGATCCTAACAGAAACAGCCGACATGGTCGTTGCCGGGGAAGCGCACAACGGTCAGGAGCTGCTCGAAAAAATGAGGAGCGATCAGTGGGACGTGATCGTTCTGGATATTTCGATGCCGGGCCGCGGAGGCCTCGATATCTTGAAGCAGTTGAAGAGCGAGCGGCCGAAGCTCCCCGTTCTCATGCTGACCATTCACCCGGAAGATCAATACGCCGTCCGCGTGCTCCGGGCGGGGGCGTCCGGCTATTTGACGAAGGAGAGCGCCCCGGATCACCTCGTCGAGGCGATCCGGAAAGTCGCCCGAGGAGGGAAATATATCAGCCCGCATCTGGCGGAGCGGCTTGCCTTCAACCTGGAGTCCATTTCCGAGCGGCCGCTTCACGAAGCGCTCTCCGACCGTGAATTTCAAGTCCTCCGCCTCATCGCCTCCGGAAAAACGGTCAAAGAAATCGGCGAGGAGCTCTCACTCAGCGTAAAGACCATCAGCACTTATCGAACCCGCATTCTTGAGAAGATGAAGATGAAAAACAATGCGGAGATGACCCACTACGCCATCCAACAAAAGCTCGTTGAATAA
- a CDS encoding DnaJ domain-containing protein: MDEDFLKKLSDRKGRLKRRLIELNETIEIDLAFAVDRYDDARGHSFFTLEERLQDFQMLFQKILEQVDEATTLADLDRTAGRVSYVEDRLDELESQLYNRPRRKRRRPFNLADFFSQFSQNGSETASHGEISSLTQAYQILGVEEGTGMTEVTAAFRRYAKEYHPDARGGDRSTEAELRRVVEAYQMIKQHLAD, encoded by the coding sequence ATGGATGAAGATTTCCTTAAAAAGCTCAGTGACCGAAAAGGCCGCCTCAAGCGTCGCCTGATCGAGCTGAATGAAACGATCGAAATCGATCTCGCCTTCGCGGTCGATCGATACGACGATGCCCGGGGTCACTCCTTCTTCACCCTGGAGGAACGGCTTCAAGACTTTCAAATGCTCTTCCAAAAGATTTTAGAACAGGTCGATGAAGCGACGACCCTCGCCGACCTCGACCGGACCGCAGGCCGCGTCTCCTACGTGGAAGATCGCCTCGACGAGTTGGAAAGCCAGCTCTATAACCGGCCCCGAAGGAAACGCCGGCGGCCGTTCAACCTCGCCGATTTTTTCAGTCAGTTCAGCCAAAATGGCTCGGAAACCGCTTCCCATGGAGAGATTTCCTCTCTGACACAGGCCTACCAAATCTTGGGGGTGGAGGAGGGAACCGGCATGACTGAAGTGACCGCCGCATTTCGCCGCTACGCAAAGGAGTATCACCCCGACGCCCGCGGAGGGGATCGAAGCACGGAAGCCGAGCTTCGAAGGGTCGTCGAAGCGTATCAAATGATCAAACAGCACCTGGCCGATTAA
- a CDS encoding PAS domain S-box protein: MKAAPLQKRTPGASIHPLQKFIHSLFLAPSAVIVLSLTLTLTGIAWYFTQRSIENNAHARFDRRVVRASRAIEERIQTYIDTLLSMRGLFAVNQNITRADWRRYIESLQLQKRYPGIYDLIFVRYVPKSERAEFERQVRNDTSIDPKGYPDFSIHPEGDRPEYFPVEFTEPFSPIPVQFGFDIGSEPVRRQALEQARDTGHPASTGRIILVGTEEVGFSIRVPVYRNGLPQTTVEEKRRALIGFVASAFTTKNLMEEVLGGNSMLDFQFEIFDGGMEKTTNPLPLLTKERLLYDSNDILGANTGNNPPRYTQIASLDIAGRHWYIYFSTHASFLSEIEETLPFLILFGGATFSLLLSYITWSTTTARRRAIDLAESMTVDLRDSEERFRAIFDRAPSGIGVVDLEGRFIQVNQSYAAFLGYTREELPGRTFQEMTHPDDLTASMTVKEELAAGKADKHRFEKRYIRKDGRIVWGDITVSQINDPSGKPKYFVAVVDDITERKQMEEALRETNHTLQALIEASPLAIITLDLDGTVKSWNSAAQQIFGWSPEEVIGRFNPIVPKEKENEFKGLVKALLQGKVFSNLEVNRQRKNGSRVDVSLSTAPLRDGQGHIRGIVGILADMTVQKRAEEALRNSESRFRRVIDSNMIGIVFSDVNGNITEANDAFLQMVGYTREELRSGEISWKEMTPSEYHPLDMKGLDEMTATGVCAPFEKEFIRKDGSRVPVMIGAAFLEGSQEKTVGFVVDITDRKRADERLRESEEKYRLLFENNPYPMWVFDLETLAFLAVNEATVSRYGYHREEFLSMTITDLCPTEDIPLLLKSLPEINTRVGPGGIWRNRKKDRTVIDVEITADLISFSGRKAKLVLANDVTERLRAEEALRQSEEQYRLLFDRNPHPMWVVDPPTHAFLAVNEAAIRHYGYSREAFLRMTICDIRPPEEVPLLLGYLQEAAHRETSSDPVMGGVWTHRKKDGSLIEAEITWNLILFRGKEARLVLAEDVTESRKTERELQDSERRFRQLAENIHEIFWIVEFSPFRMLYISPAYEQIWGRACQSLYDQPKSFLDAVYPEDRVRVLDAMEQQGRGEPTDTEYRIIRTDGSVRWIRDRGFPIKDESGKVYRVAGVAEDITERRQAEQALRETNETLRALIHASPLAIFALDSEGKVKMWNPAAERLFGWREYEIFNQRFPILPVDQEEELDLLQKLVCEGKGFTGLETCHSRKDGSSVDISISVAPLPGSEPMMTGIVAVVADISDRKKTEEALRKSEERFHLATRATNDAVWDWDLITNSLWWNENLQTLFGYRPEEIEPGVESWTSRLHPEDKERVLSGIHTAIVAGDQLWSGEYRFRRGDGSYATVLDRGYIVRDAAGAPVRMIGAMMDITERNHAEEALRIKTDQLAAVTDAMTAYLDNRDWGETSSLLLRSALHQTESEYGFIGVVVEGPAFRILATEGIDVGPIKSRPFYTEALRMDGEQEYLELHQFDNLFGKVIQSGKVVLSNDAATDPRSGGIPPGHPSMRNFLGVPIIRENKVVGMIGIANCPKGYSGTEQAGLEILSHATGILYDNYRRREREIALENQQKSVEKELRRSQEQLRNLSSRLHSMVEEERTRISREIHDELGQLLTILKMELSWLKKRLPKKEALLRDRTKSMAKLVDTTVQTLRKISTELRPGVLDDLGLTAAIEWQVQEFQSRTGMRCHFTVRPEEILLDPDRSTAVFRIFQETLTNIVRHANADEVAILLEKTEENLILEVKDNGRGITQSQITNSKSLGLLGIRERALLWGGTVQINGVPGKGTIITVQIPLHQPTDAGMKS, translated from the coding sequence TTGAAGGCAGCCCCTCTTCAGAAGAGGACACCAGGAGCATCCATTCACCCTCTGCAGAAATTCATCCATTCTCTTTTCCTTGCCCCTTCCGCCGTTATTGTCCTCTCACTGACCCTGACTCTCACCGGGATCGCCTGGTATTTTACACAGCGGAGTATTGAAAATAACGCACACGCCCGTTTTGATAGACGTGTCGTAAGAGCATCCAGGGCAATTGAGGAACGCATTCAGACCTACATCGATACCCTTCTGTCCATGCGCGGTCTCTTTGCGGTAAACCAAAATATCACCCGGGCCGACTGGAGAAGATATATCGAATCGCTCCAGTTACAAAAACGTTATCCCGGCATTTACGATCTGATCTTTGTCAGATACGTACCTAAATCGGAACGGGCTGAATTCGAAAGACAGGTGCGCAACGATACGAGCATCGATCCAAAAGGTTATCCCGATTTTTCGATTCATCCCGAAGGAGATCGCCCCGAGTACTTCCCCGTTGAATTTACAGAGCCGTTCTCACCCATTCCGGTACAGTTCGGCTTCGATATCGGAAGCGAGCCGGTCCGACGGCAAGCCCTCGAACAAGCGCGCGATACAGGTCATCCCGCCTCGACCGGACGGATTATCCTGGTCGGGACCGAGGAGGTCGGATTTTCCATTCGGGTCCCGGTCTACCGCAATGGGCTGCCTCAGACCACAGTGGAGGAGAAACGCCGCGCCCTGATCGGATTCGTCGCCTCCGCGTTCACCACGAAGAATCTCATGGAGGAGGTCCTCGGCGGCAATTCCATGCTCGACTTTCAATTTGAGATTTTCGACGGTGGAATGGAGAAGACAACCAATCCCCTTCCCCTCCTAACGAAAGAGAGACTGCTTTACGACAGCAATGACATTCTGGGCGCCAACACCGGCAACAATCCCCCCCGATACACACAAATCGCCTCTTTGGATATCGCAGGTCGCCATTGGTACATCTACTTTTCCACCCATGCCTCCTTCCTATCGGAAATAGAAGAAACCCTTCCTTTCCTTATTCTTTTCGGCGGGGCGACGTTCTCCCTGTTGCTCTCGTACATTACCTGGTCGACGACGACCGCGCGCCGGCGCGCCATCGACCTCGCGGAGAGCATGACCGTCGATCTTCGGGATAGCGAAGAGCGCTTTCGGGCGATTTTCGATCGGGCCCCTTCCGGAATCGGCGTGGTCGATCTGGAAGGACGTTTTATTCAGGTGAATCAGAGTTATGCCGCCTTCCTCGGCTATACGCGGGAAGAGCTGCCGGGACGGACGTTCCAAGAGATGACCCATCCGGACGACCTGACGGCGAGCATGACGGTGAAAGAGGAGCTGGCGGCCGGAAAGGCTGATAAACATCGATTTGAAAAACGCTATATCCGCAAAGACGGTCGGATCGTTTGGGGCGATATCACGGTCTCTCAGATCAACGACCCCTCGGGAAAGCCGAAGTATTTTGTTGCAGTCGTGGACGACATCACCGAGCGGAAACAGATGGAAGAAGCGCTGCGCGAGACCAACCACACCCTTCAAGCCCTCATTGAGGCCTCCCCCCTGGCCATTATCACCCTCGATCTGGATGGTACGGTCAAAAGCTGGAATTCCGCCGCCCAACAGATTTTCGGATGGAGTCCGGAAGAGGTCATCGGCCGCTTCAATCCCATCGTCCCCAAAGAAAAAGAGAATGAGTTTAAAGGATTGGTAAAGGCGCTTCTGCAAGGAAAAGTTTTTTCCAATCTCGAAGTCAACCGTCAAAGAAAGAACGGCTCCCGGGTCGATGTCAGCTTATCCACCGCACCGTTGCGGGACGGGCAAGGTCATATCCGAGGGATCGTCGGAATTCTGGCCGACATGACGGTGCAGAAGCGGGCGGAGGAAGCGCTGCGGAATAGTGAAAGTCGCTTCAGACGGGTCATTGATTCCAACATGATCGGCATTGTCTTCTCGGACGTCAACGGAAATATCACGGAGGCCAATGACGCTTTTCTTCAAATGGTTGGATATACCCGCGAGGAGCTTCGCTCGGGGGAAATCAGCTGGAAAGAGATGACCCCCTCCGAATATCATCCTCTGGACATGAAAGGCCTCGATGAGATGACCGCCACCGGGGTCTGCGCTCCTTTTGAGAAAGAATTTATCCGCAAAGACGGAAGCAGGGTGCCTGTGATGATCGGCGCCGCCTTCCTTGAAGGCTCTCAGGAGAAGACGGTCGGTTTTGTCGTCGATATCACCGACCGCAAACGGGCCGACGAACGGCTGCGGGAAAGCGAAGAAAAATATCGGCTTTTGTTCGAGAACAATCCGTACCCGATGTGGGTGTTCGATCTGGAGACGCTCGCTTTTCTGGCGGTCAACGAAGCGACCGTATCCCGCTACGGCTATCATCGGGAGGAGTTTCTCTCGATGACGATCACAGATCTCTGCCCCACCGAAGATATACCTCTTCTCCTCAAGAGTCTTCCGGAGATCAACACCCGGGTCGGCCCGGGGGGGATCTGGCGAAACAGAAAAAAAGACAGGACGGTGATCGACGTGGAGATCACCGCGGATCTGATCTCCTTCTCCGGAAGGAAGGCCAAACTTGTCCTGGCCAACGATGTGACCGAGCGCCTCCGCGCGGAAGAAGCGCTCCGACAGAGCGAGGAACAGTACCGGCTCCTATTTGATCGAAATCCCCACCCGATGTGGGTCGTCGATCCTCCAACGCATGCTTTCTTGGCGGTCAATGAAGCGGCGATTCGTCATTATGGTTATTCAAGAGAAGCGTTCCTTCGGATGACGATTTGCGACATCCGCCCGCCGGAAGAAGTTCCGCTCTTGCTCGGCTATCTCCAAGAGGCTGCGCATCGGGAAACATCTTCGGACCCGGTTATGGGCGGGGTCTGGACACATCGAAAAAAAGATGGAAGCCTCATCGAGGCCGAGATCACCTGGAATCTGATCCTCTTTCGGGGAAAGGAGGCCCGGCTGGTTCTGGCCGAGGATGTCACCGAATCGAGAAAAACCGAACGGGAACTGCAAGATTCAGAGCGCCGGTTTCGACAGCTGGCGGAGAACATCCATGAGATCTTCTGGATCGTGGAATTCTCCCCTTTCCGAATGCTTTACATCAGTCCCGCCTACGAGCAGATCTGGGGACGCGCCTGTCAGAGCCTTTATGATCAGCCGAAATCATTTCTGGATGCGGTTTATCCCGAAGACCGGGTCCGTGTTCTCGACGCCATGGAGCAACAAGGCCGGGGAGAGCCGACCGACACCGAATATCGTATCATTCGGACCGACGGCTCCGTTCGCTGGATTCGGGATCGGGGCTTTCCGATCAAAGACGAATCGGGAAAGGTCTACCGCGTGGCCGGGGTGGCCGAAGACATTACCGAGCGTCGCCAAGCCGAACAGGCCTTGCGTGAAACGAATGAGACACTTCGCGCTTTGATTCATGCCTCTCCCTTGGCGATCTTCGCCCTCGACTCGGAAGGAAAGGTAAAGATGTGGAACCCGGCGGCGGAGCGGCTCTTCGGCTGGAGAGAGTATGAAATTTTCAATCAGCGATTCCCGATCCTCCCCGTGGATCAAGAGGAAGAGCTGGATCTTCTTCAAAAACTGGTCTGCGAAGGGAAAGGGTTTACCGGATTGGAGACGTGCCATTCCCGAAAGGACGGATCGTCGGTCGATATCAGCATCTCCGTGGCTCCCCTCCCCGGCTCGGAGCCGATGATGACCGGTATTGTCGCCGTCGTGGCCGATATTTCGGATCGCAAAAAAACGGAGGAGGCGCTCCGGAAGAGCGAAGAGCGTTTTCATCTCGCCACACGCGCCACCAACGACGCCGTCTGGGATTGGGATCTGATCACGAACTCGCTTTGGTGGAATGAGAACCTTCAAACCCTCTTCGGCTACAGGCCGGAGGAGATCGAGCCGGGGGTCGAGTCTTGGACAAGTCGGCTCCATCCGGAAGACAAAGAGCGGGTCCTCTCGGGGATTCACACTGCAATCGTTGCTGGTGATCAGCTCTGGTCGGGGGAGTATCGTTTCCGGCGAGGCGATGGAAGTTATGCGACCGTTCTCGACCGCGGCTATATCGTACGGGACGCGGCGGGGGCGCCGGTCCGGATGATCGGGGCGATGATGGACATCACCGAGAGAAATCACGCGGAGGAAGCGCTCCGAATCAAGACGGACCAGCTGGCGGCGGTCACCGATGCGATGACCGCCTACCTCGATAATCGGGATTGGGGCGAGACCAGCTCCCTTCTCCTCCGGTCGGCCCTCCATCAAACAGAAAGCGAGTACGGCTTTATCGGCGTGGTCGTTGAGGGGCCGGCCTTCCGGATTCTCGCCACCGAGGGGATTGATGTGGGACCGATCAAGAGTCGTCCGTTCTACACGGAGGCTCTCCGGATGGATGGAGAACAGGAATATCTTGAGTTACACCAGTTCGATAATCTGTTCGGAAAGGTGATCCAAAGCGGAAAGGTCGTCCTCTCCAATGACGCCGCCACCGATCCCCGGTCGGGGGGAATTCCGCCCGGACATCCTTCCATGCGCAATTTCCTCGGTGTTCCGATCATCCGGGAAAACAAGGTGGTGGGAATGATCGGGATTGCGAATTGCCCCAAAGGATACAGCGGAACGGAGCAGGCGGGGCTTGAAATCCTCTCCCATGCGACAGGGATTCTGTATGATAATTACCGGCGGCGGGAAAGAGAGATCGCCCTGGAAAATCAGCAGAAGAGTGTCGAGAAGGAATTAAGACGATCCCAAGAGCAGTTGCGCAATCTCTCAAGCCGGCTTCACTCCATGGTGGAAGAGGAGCGGACCCGCATCTCAAGGGAAATTCACGACGAATTGGGGCAGCTATTGACAATTTTGAAAATGGAACTATCATGGCTGAAAAAACGACTGCCGAAAAAAGAGGCGTTGTTGCGAGACCGGACGAAATCGATGGCGAAGCTGGTCGACACCACCGTCCAGACCCTCCGGAAGATTTCAACGGAATTGAGGCCGGGCGTTTTGGATGACCTCGGGCTCACCGCCGCCATTGAATGGCAGGTTCAGGAATTCCAAAGTCGAACGGGGATGCGCTGCCACTTTACCGTTCGTCCGGAGGAAATTCTGCTCGATCCCGATCGGTCGACTGCGGTTTTTCGAATCTTCCAGGAGACGCTCACCAACATCGTCCGCCATGCCAACGCCGATGAAGTCGCGATCCTTCTGGAAAAAACCGAGGAGAACCTGATTTTGGAGGTCAAAGACAACGGAAGAGGGATCACGCAAAGCCAGATTACGAATTCAAAGTCACTTGGACTCTTGGGAATACGTGAAAGGGCCCTCCTCTGGGGAGGGACGGTCCAGATCAACGGCGTTCCCGGAAAAGGAACCATCATTACCGTCCAGATTCCACTTCATCAACCGACCGACGCCGGAATGAAATCATGA
- a CDS encoding pyrimidine/purine nucleoside phosphorylase, with protein MFKNVTVKKAANVFFDGKVTSRTVLFPDGSRKTLGIMQPGEFEFKIGDQEIMEILSGDLEVFLEGEKGWKRIKGGEQFTIPARTTFKLKVHSLTDYCCSFVKA; from the coding sequence ATGTTTAAAAACGTCACGGTAAAAAAAGCGGCCAATGTCTTCTTCGACGGAAAGGTCACCAGCCGGACGGTTCTTTTCCCGGACGGCAGCCGCAAGACCCTCGGCATCATGCAGCCGGGCGAGTTCGAATTTAAAATCGGCGATCAAGAGATCATGGAGATTCTCTCCGGCGATCTGGAAGTGTTTCTGGAGGGAGAGAAGGGATGGAAGCGGATCAAAGGGGGAGAGCAGTTTACCATCCCCGCCCGAACCACATTTAAGCTAAAGGTCCACAGCCTGACCGATTATTGCTGCAGCTTCGTCAAGGCGTAA
- the metH gene encoding methionine synthase, which produces MGSDQIKARLRERILVLDGAMGTMIQARNLTAADFGGPELEGCNENLNLTRPDVIQSIHEAYYAAGADIVETNTFGGTGIVLAEYGLQDQVLEINRAGAQVAKAAAKKYSTPAKPRFVAASMGPTTKAITVTGGVTFDQLVEAFALQTRGLIEGGVDLLLLETAQDTINLKAAGIGILQAQKEMGIEVPIMISATIERTGTMLAGQGVEALYASLEHLPLLSIGLNCATGPEFMTDHIRSLANMATCLVSVYPNAGLPNEEGKYEETPESLAAKLSRFVDEGWINLIGGCCGTTPAHITAISKMVEGRKPRTPKGALKPAVSGIDFLLIEEENRPVIVGERTNVIGSRKFKELIIDGKIEEGAEIGRAQVRNGAQVIDVCMANPDRNELADVEAFLQILNKKVKAPIMIDSTDHRVLEAALKLCQGKCIVNSINLEDGEERFELVVPLLKKYGGAVVVGCIDEDPVQGMGVTRQRKIEIAKRSYDLLVNKYGLAPRDLIFDALVFPVGTGDANYIGSAPETIEGIRLIKETFPESKTILGVSNVSFGLPTAGREILNSVFLYHTVKAGLDYAIVNAEKLERYPSIPEEERRLAEDLIFWRGADPVAAFAAHFKDKKGIAKKVRADLPLDGRLARYIVEGSKEGLIDDLELKRKEATPLEIINGPLMTGMDEVGRLFNNNELIVAEVLQSAEAMKAAVRHLEQFMEKSDTAARGTILLATVKGDVHDIGKNLVEIILSNNGYKVVNLGIKVPPETLIEAIRKERPDMVGLSGLLVKSAQQMVITAQDFKTAGVTVPILVGGAALTKRFTDTKIAAEYPGPVFYAKDAMNGLDLANQWVDETQRPGLLKKTETERSAMVKIAEGMEKKPQPAAQARARSNVRRDVLLPKAPDFNFHAIDEGPLREIFAYINPSMLYGKHLGLKGNLERLLADHDERAEKLHASVVAMQEEVLAKRTLTAQGVYRYLPCQARGEDLLIYDPADPARLLETFTFPRQPGGERLCLSDYCRDVDSGEIDSVALFVVTMGKGVRALSTQLKEAGEYLRSHLLQAIAIEGAEGFAEWVHQKIRNDWGIPDSPEMTIQDVLKNRYRGIRVSFGYPACPNLADQRKLFRLLDATAKIGVELTDGDMMDPEASVSALVFHHPEAKYFRTDT; this is translated from the coding sequence TTGGGAAGCGATCAGATAAAAGCACGCCTGCGCGAGCGAATCTTGGTCCTGGACGGGGCGATGGGGACGATGATCCAGGCCAGAAATTTGACCGCCGCCGATTTCGGCGGGCCGGAGTTGGAAGGATGCAACGAGAACCTGAATCTCACCCGCCCGGACGTCATCCAATCGATCCATGAGGCCTATTATGCCGCGGGAGCCGATATCGTCGAGACCAACACTTTCGGCGGGACCGGAATCGTTCTGGCGGAGTACGGCCTTCAGGATCAGGTCCTAGAGATCAACCGCGCGGGGGCGCAGGTCGCGAAAGCTGCCGCAAAGAAATATTCCACCCCTGCCAAGCCCCGGTTCGTCGCCGCCTCGATGGGGCCGACGACCAAGGCGATCACCGTCACCGGCGGGGTCACTTTCGATCAATTGGTCGAGGCCTTCGCGCTGCAGACCCGTGGATTGATCGAGGGAGGGGTCGATCTTCTCTTGTTGGAAACGGCCCAGGACACGATCAATCTGAAGGCGGCCGGGATCGGCATCCTCCAGGCCCAGAAAGAGATGGGGATCGAGGTCCCGATCATGATCTCGGCCACCATTGAACGGACCGGAACCATGCTCGCCGGTCAAGGGGTGGAAGCCCTCTACGCCTCGCTGGAGCATCTCCCCCTTCTTTCGATCGGCCTGAATTGCGCCACCGGTCCGGAGTTTATGACAGACCACATTCGCTCGCTCGCCAACATGGCGACCTGCCTCGTCTCGGTCTACCCCAACGCGGGCCTTCCGAATGAAGAAGGAAAGTACGAAGAAACCCCCGAATCGCTCGCCGCCAAGCTTTCCCGGTTCGTCGACGAGGGGTGGATCAATCTGATCGGCGGCTGCTGCGGGACCACCCCGGCGCATATCACGGCGATCTCAAAAATGGTCGAAGGGAGAAAACCGCGCACCCCGAAGGGCGCGCTGAAACCGGCCGTCTCCGGGATCGACTTTCTTCTGATCGAGGAAGAGAACCGTCCGGTGATCGTCGGCGAGCGGACCAACGTGATCGGAAGCCGGAAATTCAAAGAGCTGATCATCGACGGGAAAATCGAAGAGGGGGCCGAGATCGGCCGGGCGCAGGTCCGAAACGGCGCGCAGGTGATCGACGTCTGCATGGCCAACCCGGACCGGAATGAATTGGCCGACGTGGAGGCCTTTCTCCAGATCCTGAATAAGAAGGTGAAAGCGCCGATCATGATCGACTCGACCGATCATCGGGTGCTTGAAGCGGCGCTCAAGCTCTGTCAGGGAAAGTGCATCGTCAACTCGATCAATCTGGAAGACGGCGAGGAGCGCTTCGAGCTGGTCGTCCCGCTCTTGAAGAAATACGGCGGCGCCGTGGTGGTCGGTTGCATCGATGAAGACCCCGTCCAGGGGATGGGGGTCACCCGCCAGCGGAAGATCGAGATCGCAAAACGCTCCTACGACCTGCTCGTGAACAAATACGGCCTGGCCCCGCGGGATCTGATCTTCGACGCCCTGGTCTTTCCGGTCGGAACCGGCGACGCCAACTACATCGGCTCCGCCCCGGAGACGATTGAAGGGATCCGACTGATCAAGGAGACCTTCCCGGAATCCAAAACGATCCTGGGGGTCAGCAATGTCTCCTTCGGTCTTCCGACCGCCGGCCGCGAAATCCTCAACTCCGTTTTTCTCTACCATACCGTCAAAGCGGGACTCGACTATGCCATCGTCAACGCCGAGAAGCTGGAGCGTTATCCCTCCATCCCGGAGGAGGAGCGCCGTCTCGCCGAAGACTTAATCTTCTGGCGGGGAGCGGACCCGGTCGCCGCCTTTGCGGCCCACTTCAAGGACAAGAAGGGAATCGCCAAGAAGGTCCGCGCCGACCTTCCCCTCGATGGGCGGCTCGCCCGCTACATCGTCGAAGGCTCCAAAGAGGGTCTTATTGACGATTTGGAGCTGAAGCGGAAGGAAGCGACGCCGCTTGAAATTATCAATGGCCCCTTGATGACCGGCATGGATGAGGTCGGACGGCTCTTCAATAATAACGAGCTGATCGTGGCGGAGGTGCTGCAGTCGGCCGAAGCGATGAAGGCGGCGGTAAGGCACCTGGAGCAATTCATGGAGAAGAGCGATACCGCTGCGCGCGGGACGATTCTCCTGGCGACGGTGAAAGGGGATGTCCACGACATCGGGAAGAACCTCGTCGAGATCATCCTGAGCAACAACGGCTACAAGGTGGTCAATCTCGGGATCAAGGTCCCGCCGGAGACGCTGATCGAGGCGATCCGGAAGGAGCGGCCCGATATGGTCGGCCTCTCCGGGCTGCTGGTGAAATCAGCCCAACAGATGGTGATCACCGCCCAGGACTTCAAGACCGCCGGCGTCACCGTGCCGATCCTGGTCGGCGGAGCGGCCCTCACCAAGCGCTTTACCGACACCAAAATCGCTGCGGAATATCCGGGACCGGTCTTCTACGCCAAGGATGCCATGAACGGGCTCGACCTGGCCAATCAATGGGTCGATGAAACGCAGCGCCCCGGGCTTCTGAAGAAGACCGAGACGGAGCGGAGCGCGATGGTGAAGATCGCCGAGGGGATGGAGAAGAAGCCGCAGCCGGCGGCGCAGGCCCGCGCCCGATCGAACGTGCGGCGCGATGTCCTCCTACCGAAGGCCCCTGATTTTAATTTTCACGCAATCGACGAGGGGCCGCTCCGGGAGATCTTCGCGTACATCAACCCGTCGATGCTTTACGGAAAGCACTTGGGGCTGAAAGGAAATCTCGAACGGCTCCTCGCCGACCACGACGAGCGGGCGGAAAAGCTTCATGCCTCCGTGGTGGCCATGCAGGAAGAAGTTCTCGCAAAGCGAACCCTCACCGCTCAGGGGGTCTATCGCTATCTTCCCTGCCAGGCGCGGGGAGAGGATCTGCTGATCTACGATCCCGCCGATCCGGCACGTCTGCTCGAAACATTCACCTTTCCCCGGCAGCCGGGGGGAGAGCGGCTCTGCCTTTCCGACTACTGCCGCGATGTGGACTCGGGCGAGATCGACTCGGTCGCCCTCTTCGTCGTAACGATGGGAAAAGGGGTTCGCGCCCTCTCCACGCAGCTGAAGGAGGCGGGAGAGTATCTCCGCTCGCACCTGCTTCAGGCGATCGCCATCGAGGGAGCCGAAGGCTTCGCCGAGTGGGTGCACCAAAAAATTCGGAACGACTGGGGCATTCCCGATTCTCCGGAGATGACAATTCAAGATGTCTTGAAGAACCGATACCGCGGCATCCGGGTCAGCTTCGGCTACCCCGCCTGTCCGAATCTCGCCGACCAGCGAAAGCTCTTCCGGCTGCTCGACGCCACCGCCAAGATCGGCGTGGAGCTGACCGACGGCGACATGATGGACCCGGAGGCGTCGGTCTCCGCCCTCGTCTTCCACCACCCCGAGGCAAAATACTTCCGGACCGACACGTAA